In Cinclus cinclus chromosome 1, bCinCin1.1, whole genome shotgun sequence, the sequence TCCAGCACACAGCTTACAGCTCCTGGGGTCTGTAGGTCCCTGAGGTGTGGGAGAGGCTCCAGGTATGGCTGAGCAGGACTATTACAAATTCATTAGGGCGCTCAGAGCTCTGTCATATACTTATGTGCAAAAGAGATGGGTCTGGAGACAAGGCTACAAGGTTACAGTCAGGAGATAGAACTGGAGACAGGATCCTGCAGTGTACTTCAGTGCTATGTCTAGGCTGAAACAGGCTTTTGTTGTGGGCAACAGCTTTGTTTTGGGGAGCTTCACCTAATTTCTTGCTGATTAACATtaaatttttgttgtttatttgggAGCTGACAAAATCAATGTAACAAACTATGCCACAAACAGACCTTTTATCTTGCTTCCCCACACTTCAATACAAAGTCTTGTCCTCTTATGCTTACTAGTTTCAGTTTCCTTGTTACACTCCGTGCTCACCAGTCCCTTTGGTGAAGCAGCAAGCAATAGAAGAGGTTGTGATTGGTATATAACTGTTCATGTCTGCCAGATgttgctgctcctgtgctctaGCCTGCTTCAGAAGCTACAGGTCCACAGGGATGTCCTTGCTTCAGCAACAGAGACCAGTAGGCTGCACTCCCTCTGGAGGGTCGCTCCAGCCTGGGTATGAGCTACCTGTGGCTCCagtgccccagaggtgactcCTAAGAGTGTGCCTTCATCTGTGCTCTTAATAGCATCCTCTTTGTATTAACTTCCCCATGTCTTCTCTCTTTTGTTTCTCCAAACACATCTCTCACATGtctctctctgctctttctTAATTACACTTGAACAGAGATGCTGTATGATCCTCTTACTGGACATTTGGCACACAATgagttatttttattcattgcaGGGTCTGCTGCAACTAGCCAAGGACAGTTTGTGTCCTCTTCTCACAGATGGTGCCAGTGCCCAAGACAGGCCCCAGACCCATATGCAGAGGGTGTTGGGGAAATCTGATGAAGCTGTTTGTGCTCTCAGGGCACAAACACTGACTGTTGTCAGTCCTGGAACTTAAATAGCTGGTAGtattttctgtatatttatTACCTTGCAGTTGATTTATCTTCCATGGATTTGTCCAATTGCCCTTTAAAATCATGTGAAATGTTATTATCTTCTGCATTCTTTGACCATTAATTCTATAATTCAGCTGCTTGTTGTCAgctatttgctttttttgtcaGCTTTTAACTGCCTTCTACTAACCTCTTTTAATGTCATTAAGTTCCTATGTCAGAAGATGTACCGAATAGCCAACCTCTGTCACTGCCTCCACAACACTCAGGACTTCAGAAACCTCTGCTCTTGAGATCATCCCTCTCCTAGGAGTTTGACTGCATGGGCTCAGGGACATGAGAAGCAATTCCAAGCCTTGAGTAAGGGCACTCTTTGTGACAGAGCTGTGAGATGCCTCCATAGGAGTCTACATCCCCCTCACTCAGGAGGAGAATTTTAGTGGAGTGTCTTGACTGGCACTTGCTAGTTTTCATACCTTTGCCTGGCTATGGCTCCTCAGCAAGATGGACACTGCAAGTGCTCATTTTGGACACTAGTAAGAAAATTGTTAGAGTGCATTTCATTGGAAATCACATGCgagggggaaaggagagagcACAGAAAATTTCATGTCCCTTCCAGTGGTTAGATTCTGAAGTGGTGCAGCATTGGATGGATCTTTATTCAGGGAACAACACACTGTGCATATCCCATGCATGCAGAGGTCCACTGGTGGTGTGATCTTTAAACTTTTATAGGTATGTTCTATTTATCACTTCTATTGATGAATGAAAGTATACAGAAAAAATGCTGCTTCATTTCAAGATAAAGATAAGGATACGGTGGCAGCATCATTACAGGGTGCCAGTTTGGGACCATCTGTGAGATTCTCCATTATGATTAGAAGATGAAGTTTAGCCCAAAGCCGCATGATATGTTCAGCACTGTGTAGTCCCAGACAGCAAGCCATATGTGCAGCATTATTTAGCACAAAACTGCACACACTGATCAGCCTGATCCGATCCATTTTTATGTGGTCACTAACTCCTCAATGTACAATAGTGTTCTGGTCAGGAGCACTAATCTGATTTGTGGATTTAACCTGTGGGCTTGATATTTGACCTACCTCATCACCACAGGCTTATTTGGCAATCACTGGACTGTAGCAGTAGTGTAGGGATCTGCAGCATTTAATATCTTATGGGGAAAGCCCCTTCCCTTCTGGTCTTCCCTGCTCTGGTTCCCCTTTCCTTGCCAAGCAACCCCATCCTTGCTGCTTTTTTGACAATCCCCTCTCTGCCATCCGTTTTCCTCATTGATACATCTTAGCTCACTAGCCACAAGAAACAGAAGGCCCTGCTCTGTGTCAAAGCCTTTCTAGCAGACTTGTAGCTTTCAGTTTGATTCAACATGGTGTGCTTTCTCAAATACCATTTGGGACCCCAGGACAGCTCTGCCCTGGAGTCCAGGGGGTTCTGTGCACTTCTTCTAGTGACTGTTTACAACATAATGCCTGCTAAATCTTGTGCTTTCAGCCATGGATTTGGTTTGCTTAGGAGATGGTAGGCCTCTCTAACAATTCATATATGCAGAGGGATGTGGAATGGTCTCAGAAATTTATGTTCCTCAAAGGGCAGGGAAGATATGTCATCACCAACCCTTTCCCAAATGGCATAAGAAGGAAAGGCACACTTAGTTCACACAGCATTTCAAATGCTGTCCTGTGAGTCTATCTGTTTTTGTTCCACAGACCCCTGGCAGTACAGTAAATCCAGAACAACATGACACATAGTGAAAATGGAGTGTAGTGAATGGACAGATGGCAGTTTATTAACATACCAGCTTCAATGATGCTGACAGGGAGCAACAAGGACTGCAGGACAATACCCAGACCTTGTGGGAGCTGGGATTCGTGTTACTAAACTCTTGCCAGACTTCAGAGCCAAGAAACAGCAAGCAGAGTTTGCTGTCCTCATGCCTGCTCTCCCCTCATCCCTTTATAATGCCCTCCACGCTGCTCTTTTCAGAATTGCTTCCCATGGGAGCTGCCACTAACCATGGCAGTGCCTTTGCAGCAGGTCCTGCCAGCCCAGACCAACAATGCACAAGCACAGCACTGGGCCCAGCCATTGATACAGGGGTGTGGATCTTATTCAACCTTGCTGAATCTGCGCTTCAACCTCTTATTTTAGCCTCTTTGGAGGATGACTTCTCTTTCATGAACAAAACAGCTCTATCCATTCTACAGTGTTTGACCATGATAATTTTTCCAGGACACAGACATCTTGAAAAGCCTGTGATATTTCACCAAataatatttctgtctttttcttcaaaaattactGGGTTTCAGGCCCAGTGCCACGTGGTTTACATTTTCAGTGTATTGATCATAATCATCTGCTTGCACAAAATTTAAGAACAGAATTGGAACCCATGTTAAGCTCCCAGACCTAGTTTTCAACAGATGTCTCTGTCAAAGGACTTGAGGCATTATTTGTATCCCTACTGACACCTAACGGCCCAATGTAAAATTAGTCAAATAGGTCTGTTTCACAGTGAGGACATTAGCTGGACCTCTCTCCTATGTTTTAGGAAAACATTTGcaatttcattcattttcatttcattgccttgattttctcaatttcttttcattaaaacaatCATCAAGCAAAGGACCAATTAAACAAGAGAATAGTTATTTTTTGTATTCATCTTATATTATtcaataaatattatttttttcttttcattgtacCCAGAAAGTGCAGAGTGACAGATGTGCTTGTTTCAGTTTTATAACAGATCTGTAATTGTTTATAAACTTGCACTCTCTGCTTCTTTGAACAGTATTTTATAAACCCtgtctttttgttttagttGTAACAAAACTGTCCTTAGTGCCTGAGCTTTTAAGGGAAGCAGAACATGATATGAATAGTAAACCTTGAAATTGCATAAATGAGAATTGTTTTTACTTGAATATTTCTGTTAACTGTATCTAATCTCTTATAACTCTCTTGGGAAGACCACTATTAGCAGTTCTTCCGTAGGCTTCATAGCAGCCAAGATATGTTTCCCTATAGTCAGCATCATAATTTCAAGTTATACTTAATACTCACTTTTGAAATGTTTGACACAGCTCCGAATACTGCCAAGTGTCTCCCTTTTTTGAGCACTTTTTAAACACTGTGATTTGCAGTTCTGCACGTGTATGTCAGCAGAAGGAAGGTTGCTTAAGTGAGTGATTAACACTAATAAGTCTTTCAATTGGATAAACTGCCACCTGAAGAACCTTCCCCTAAAGACTCCGAGATAAGAAATAGTATCTCTAGGGGATTATGTTATCAAAAGATAGTAACAAAGATTTCCTTGCATGGTTCTTGTGGGTATTAGACAGCCGAAGCAGTCCaccttttaagaaaaatactttcctCATGTTTTTGAAGTTGCATCTCTTAGGCATCACCTCAATGTATTTATTGAGAGCAACTAGAGGAAATAGTTTTAAACTACCTGGAAATACAatagcagtttttaaaaactgagttCTTTGATATGTCATGTGGAGATGAGCACAAGGTAAAAACAGGAACTGTAGGGCTTACCTTGCTTAAACtcaaaattttggggaaaaaatgttaagCTTTTTAATGACTTCGTATATGGGTACattctggttttgaaaataGTATCTAAATCCTAGTCTAAATGCATTCTGTCAATAAGCAGGACCCACTATATCATATATTTTGGTTGTGTGATGCAGTAGCCCAGAACAGGTAGAAACATGTTTAGTTTGCAATGCTTTTATTAGAATAAATAGAAGGACCAACAACTGACATTCGCAAAATCAATGATATGTCATGGGAATCAAGGTGGGAAATTGTATCAGTCAGGAAGGTGTTGTGTTTGGAGATGATGATTTAAGAAGACATGGTAAACTTTGTGTATGCCCCCTTAGAACAAGAGACCTTAGCCTTACAATACATGTAGCACAAGGAAGCACAAATGTATTACTCAAAGAAGAATGATttgctgaaataatgaaatttatCTGCAAGTTTTCAGGCATTAATTCAAGGATTGTTGCCCAACAAGTTCAACAGAAAGGAACAGGATTATTCTAAAAGCTGTGTTTATTTCAGAGACCTCCTATAGAAATACCAGAGTCTCAATATCAGTGTCAGAATTTCTCACAAGAATCAAAGCACTGGTCCTGAATCTTAAGTTACTCAATCACAATGGAAAATACTTATAAGCTACCTCTTGAAGTTCTCATTTATTCCTGGATATAAGTCCTAAGGACAACTTATATAAGCAGAAGTATCTGCACCCAAAGATCTGAAAAGTCACAGACTTCTTCAGGAATATATCCCTAGATATTGAAGGCTTTCCACTTAGAGATAGTGAGGAGATGAGATTATACTACAGTACTAGAGTAAAGGGAATCTGTTTCTTGGGGGTAGGCAAGCATTATTTCCAGCCATTTTTCTCCTTAGGGGGAACAATATCTGCCAAAGAGGAGGATCATGTCACTTGGATTGTGTTTAATCAAGAAAAGGAATGGGTGGTCAGCCCTGAACTCTTCAAACTCAGAGGAATGTTGGATGTCTCCAGTCACAACCTCTGAGCCACCAGCCTCCTCAGTGCCCTCTTCAGTGACTTCCATGAATGCCTCGTGGATGGCCTCAGATATCCTCAGGCCCTCTGCTGAAGAGATGCCAGAGAGGTTGGCCGAGGGGCTGAACAGGTCGGTCATACCCAAGGATGTCAAGACAGACGTGAGGTTATATTTCTCCTCAATCTTCATGCGTGGCAGGTACACTGTCACCCTCTTCTTTTCCATCACCTTGGAGCTGGTCCACTCCAAGAGTTTTTCATAGCTGATTTTGTTCTCAAGCTGCAAAGAGAGGCACGGAATGAAATGTCTGAGACAAAAGTTCAATGGCCTTAAAAGCTCTGTTTTTACCACCTCGTACTGGCATTTCCCATTAACTTTATGTACACAACAGAACTGATACTTGTTCCTAAATGCACTTGTTTATCTTGTATGCTTCATCCTGACTACAGAGCCTGTATCATCTGTCTGTCTTGAAGAAGCTCCTCAAACCTTTTTCGTCTGAAAatcatcttttttttaaaaatacagtttttgaAAACATCAAATCAAATTGGTCCTAAAACTGTTTCTCTTGGAAGATATTTTATTGATCCCTTTCCACAGCTTTATTCCTTTAGTTAGTTAGTTTTAGTTTAGttagttttctcattttccttttaatcagATCTTGGAAACTTCCTGCATCACTTTCATATTTTGTGTCCCCTAGgataaacttttcttttttagcaaacatttaaaatcaCTCACAGTGATAAAAATCCTGCTACCTTGCCTGCTTCTGATACCTGATGGAGATTGCATATAGCAActtatatatgcatatataccATATAGCAACATCCTCTTCcgcagggctgcagcagcattaCACTGCTTTACCTTCATTTTATGAAACTGAGCTCAGGACTCTCTTAAGAGGCTCTGCCTGAGCACCTGGGTGGATTTGGTGctcccctgcctgcctgcctagCATGCCTGTGGGGTGGGCAGCAGGAATGTCAATGGACAGCCAAAGGTCTGACAGCAGCCAAGCCCTACTGAAGTCATAGCTCTTCTGCTTGCCCTGCCAGGGCCATACCTGCACCAGGCCAGAGATGTCATCAGGCAGCAGTACCAACAGGCTCAGCTCTCCACTGGCATATGGAAGTTCCAGGAtcttaattttctcttcagCCACTCTTGCCACTTTGAAGGTGCTGTTCTGACACATCATTTGCACAGGTCTGCTCTCTTGCTGCAAAAACAAAAGTGTGAGATGGTGTGATGTGGGCGCAATTTTTTCTTTGGTCAGACAAATGTGCAAGCCCTTTGAAAGGACAGAAATCAATCTTCAATCATGCTGCCTTTGGAGAAGAGCTGTGTCTCCGTTTTCCTCTCTTGCTTGCCTGTGTGCCCTGGAAGCCTGGTCAGACACAGATCTTTCAAACACTAGTTGGCTTTAGGCCCAGGCACTGACAGTGAGGGACTCAGCTCTATCACCCAACCTATGACAGGTATTTGTAACACCCAGACTGCTGGCTGTGTGAGCCAACAGCTGCCCTGGCCTGAAGGGTGTCTGTGCCCTCCTACCTCAGTCACATTGAAAGGCTCTTCCCTAGTGTGTTCTTctttaaatgcagttttccaTATCCCTTTGAAGTAAATGACATTCACAAAGACCAGCGCAGTATCGAGATCAACAGAGTCTGACACAAGGAAGTCTTGGATCCGTCCTTTAAGAAAGAGACAGGGCAGAGTGGGGTAAGATACAGCTCCTCTGGCTTGCACAAATCTCTGTGATGCTGGGGTGAGGGTGGgggtttctgctttttggaGTTTTGTTTTCATAGCAGTGAGCTTGCTTGACCCACCTTTTCTAGAGATTATGAGGGAAGATAAGAATATAGTTTATGGTAGGTGGGGAGAA encodes:
- the LOC134046034 gene encoding ovalbumin-related protein Y-like, yielding MGSISAANAEFCFDVFKEVKFHRGNDNVLFSSLSMLSTLALVYMGARGKTQSQMEKVLHFDNVTGDGDISDSQCGAAEYIHKSFKDLLSDISRQNATYSLRIADRLYIEKTYPILEEYIKCAKKFYRAELEEVDFKTAAEEARQLINSWVDKETNGRIQDFLVSDSVDLDTALVFVNVIYFKGIWKTAFKEEHTREEPFNVTEQESRPVQMMCQNSTFKVARVAEEKIKILELPYASGELSLLVLLPDDISGLVQLENKISYEKLLEWTSSKVMEKKRVTVYLPRMKIEEKYNLTSVLTSLGMTDLFSPSANLSGISSAEGLRISEAIHEAFMEVTEEGTEEAGGSEVVTGDIQHSSEFEEFRADHPFLFLIKHNPSDMILLFGRYCSP